ATCGCCCCACAATGGACACTAAACAAAGCCCTTTCGTATGCTAAAGAAGTTGAATCTGCTCTGCGCGATGACAATTTAGTCGAGCCGTTTCTCGATGGCATGTACGGCAACGAGCCCGCCAAATGGCAGTCCAGCTTGCAAGGCGTAACCCGCTTACGGGTAATCACCAACTATTTTACCCGCATGCGCTTTTGCACCAGTGACGGAACCCTTGATCTGAAAACCAAAGAAGGTGTTGGTACCGCCCTCCCAGGTTACGCCCCTTGGTTCAGTCACCCGGAACGCAAGACCAAAGGCCAAAAAATAATTTTTGGACACTGGGCCGCACTTGAAGGCAAATGCACCGAACCCGGCATATTTGCCCTCGATACCGGCTGCGTCTGGGGCGGTGCAATGACACTACTTAACGTTGATACTCTCGAACGCCATAGCTGCGAATGCGATGCTAAGGGGATGGCCGACGCTAATCCAGTCTCATCAAAGCGCATTGGCCTACACACCATTAGCAAGGGTTAAAATCTACTCGTTGCTAGTCATCAGGAGTTCCGATTATGACCGAATTCAAACGCATCCCCCCTGCACACGCCCACTTGCTACTTGAAGAAGGCGCAGTACTGGTCGATGTCCGAGATCAACAGACATATGCAGCCAATCACATTCCTGGCGCGCAGCATCTGGATAGCCACTCTATGGCCGGCTTCATTGCCAACGCCGACTTGGACAAGCCTTTAGTAGTAGTTTGCTATCACGGCAACTCCAGCCAAAGCGCTGCCGCCTACCTCATCGGCCAAGGTTTTTCGGATGTCTACAGCATGGACGGCGGTTTCGAGCTATGGCGAAATACCTATCCCGATGAAACCGTTCAGGCGCGTTGAAATTTTTTTTTACCCCCCTTCTATCCCGCACCCTGAGCGGGCTCGCAAGCAAACTGACGAACGGCTAGCGTTACTAATCAATCAATACTCGTTGATCTCTGTAATTCCGAACTATCCTTAACCTCAGGCCATCCAAATCAGGGGAGAGCCGGTACACCGGCGCGCGGGTCATCGGTAGTAATTTTATGGTGTTCTGGGGGGTAAACTGCATCTGGACTTTTCAGCTGCATGCCAGCATCGACTGACGATCCGCCGCCGGCTCAACGTATCGAGCGAGGTGACGTCATGAGTATTTTTAGCCACTTCCAACAACGCTTCGAATCAACACGTCAGGAAGAGCTCTCGCTACAGGAGTATCTTGAGCTCTGCAAAAGTGATCGCAGTGCTTACGCGTCAGCAGCAGAACGTCTTCTGTTGGCTATCGGCGAACCTGAGTTGCTCGACACGTCGGCCAACTCTCGGTTGTCGCGCATATTTTCCAACAAAGTGATTCGTCGCTACCCGGCGTTCGAAGACTTCCATGGCATGGAAGAGTGCATTGACCAGATCGTCTCTTACTTCCGCCACGCCGCTCAGGGCCTGGAGGAGAAGAAACAAATCCTCTATCTGCTCGGCCCGGTGGGCGGCGGTAAGTCCTCGCTGGCAGAAAAACTCAAACAGCTGATCGAAAAAGTACCGTTCTATGCCATCAAGGGTTCTCCGGTATTTGAATCGCCGTTGGGCTTGTTCAATGCCACCGAAGATGGCGAGATCCTCGAAGAGGACTTCGGTATTCCCCGACGCTACCTCAGTACGATCATGTCGCCGTGGGCGACCAAACGTCTGGCTGAGTTCGGGGGCGACATCAGCCAATTCAAAGTGGTCAAACTGTACCCATCTATTTTGAATCAAATTGCCGTAGCGAAAACCGAACCCGGCGATGAAAACAACCAGGATATTTCTGCGTTGGTCGGTAAGGTCGATATTCGCAAATTGGAAGAATTCCCACAAAACGACGCCGACGCTTACAGCTACTCGGGCGCACTCTGCCGGGCTAACCAAGGCCTGATGGAATTCGTCGAAATGTTCAAGGCGCCGATTAAGGTCTTGCACCCCCTGCTTACCGCCACCCAAGAAGGTAACTACAACAGCACCGAAGGGCTCGGGTCGATCCCGTTCACCGGCATCCTGTTGGCCCACTCCAACGAATCGGAATGGCACAGTTTCCGCAATAACAAGAACAACGAAGCCTTCATTGACCGGATTTACATCGTCAAAGTGCCGTACTGCGTACGGGTCAGTGATGAAATTAAAATTTATGACAAGCTGCTCTTCAACAGCTCCCTGGCCAAAGCCCACTGCGCGCCCGACACCCTGAAAATGCTCGCGCAATTCACCACGCTGTCACGTCTCAAGGAGCCTGAGAACTCGAACATCTATTCGAAGATGCGCGTTTACGATGGCGAAAACCTGAAAGACACTGATCCGAAGGCCAAATCAATTCAGGAGTACCGCGACAACGCAGGCGTGGATGAAGGCATGAATGGCCTGTCAACGCGCTTCGCGTTCAAGATTTTGTCGAAAGTCTTTAACTTCGATCCGCACGAAATCGCGGCCAACCCCGTGCATCTGCTGTACGTACTGGAACAACAAATCGAGCAGGAACAGTTCCAGGCCGAGACCCGTGAGCGCTACCTGCGCTTTATCAAAGAGTATTTGGCGCCGCGGTACATCGAGTTCATCGGCAAGGAAATCCAGACCGCGTACCTGGAGTCCTACAGCGAATACGGACAAAACATTTTTGACCGCTACGTGCTTTATGCAGACTTCTGGATTCAGGATCAGGAATATCGTGATCCTGAAACCGGTGAAATTCTTAACCGAGTTGCGCTGAACGAGGAGCTGGAAAAAATCGAGAAACCGGCTGGCATTAGTAATCCGAAGGATTTCCGCAACGAAATCGTTAACTTCGTGCTGCGTGCCCGCGCCAATAACAACGGCAAAAATCCTACCTGGCTCAGCTATGAAAAATTGCGGGTCGTCATCGAGAAGAAAATGTTCTCGAACACGGAGGATCTGCTGCCGGTCATCAGCTTCAACGCCAAGGCCAGCAAAGAGGATCAGCAAAAGCACAACGATTTCGTTACTCGGATGGTCGAGCGTGGTTACACCGACAAACAGGTACGGCTGTTGTCTGAGTGGTATTTGCGGGTCAGGAAATCGCAGTAAGGCAGCGGCAAGCGGTAGGTTGCAAGCCACAGGTACGCGCACGCGGGCGTGCCTGCGCTTATTGCGGCTGACCGCTTGTCTTTAAGCTTCCAGCTTACGGCTTGAAGCTTGTAACTTAATGCTGCCCGGAGGGCCACGTATGAGTTATGTGATCGACCGACGTCTC
The nucleotide sequence above comes from Pseudomonas sp. AB6. Encoded proteins:
- a CDS encoding symmetrical bis(5'-nucleosyl)-tetraphosphatase; the protein is MAVYAVGDLQGCLEPLQCLLEHVAFDPTKDHLWLVGDLVNRGPASLETLRFLYGMRNSLVCVLGNHDLHLLAAARTIERLKKNDTLREVLEAADRDLLLEWLRQQKLMHYDPVRKIAMVHAGIAPQWTLNKALSYAKEVESALRDDNLVEPFLDGMYGNEPAKWQSSLQGVTRLRVITNYFTRMRFCTSDGTLDLKTKEGVGTALPGYAPWFSHPERKTKGQKIIFGHWAALEGKCTEPGIFALDTGCVWGGAMTLLNVDTLERHSCECDAKGMADANPVSSKRIGLHTISKG
- the glpE gene encoding thiosulfate sulfurtransferase GlpE, coding for MTEFKRIPPAHAHLLLEEGAVLVDVRDQQTYAANHIPGAQHLDSHSMAGFIANADLDKPLVVVCYHGNSSQSAAAYLIGQGFSDVYSMDGGFELWRNTYPDETVQAR
- a CDS encoding PrkA family serine protein kinase, which codes for MSIFSHFQQRFESTRQEELSLQEYLELCKSDRSAYASAAERLLLAIGEPELLDTSANSRLSRIFSNKVIRRYPAFEDFHGMEECIDQIVSYFRHAAQGLEEKKQILYLLGPVGGGKSSLAEKLKQLIEKVPFYAIKGSPVFESPLGLFNATEDGEILEEDFGIPRRYLSTIMSPWATKRLAEFGGDISQFKVVKLYPSILNQIAVAKTEPGDENNQDISALVGKVDIRKLEEFPQNDADAYSYSGALCRANQGLMEFVEMFKAPIKVLHPLLTATQEGNYNSTEGLGSIPFTGILLAHSNESEWHSFRNNKNNEAFIDRIYIVKVPYCVRVSDEIKIYDKLLFNSSLAKAHCAPDTLKMLAQFTTLSRLKEPENSNIYSKMRVYDGENLKDTDPKAKSIQEYRDNAGVDEGMNGLSTRFAFKILSKVFNFDPHEIAANPVHLLYVLEQQIEQEQFQAETRERYLRFIKEYLAPRYIEFIGKEIQTAYLESYSEYGQNIFDRYVLYADFWIQDQEYRDPETGEILNRVALNEELEKIEKPAGISNPKDFRNEIVNFVLRARANNNGKNPTWLSYEKLRVVIEKKMFSNTEDLLPVISFNAKASKEDQQKHNDFVTRMVERGYTDKQVRLLSEWYLRVRKSQ